One Brassica napus cultivar Da-Ae chromosome A1, Da-Ae, whole genome shotgun sequence genomic region harbors:
- the LOC106444613 gene encoding uncharacterized protein At4g00950, with the protein MEFESDDQERFCATPKLPLFSIPLNRASDTPGLATPPVNIAGSVPFLWEEAPGKPRVSDENKPPALKQNAGGGGGIVRCLELPPRLISPATADEPSPTTVLDGPYVIPRRSLSVIWRSEKQSECSSNSSHSTNGRCCDGGGTTVKISRIRRKGSLVNLSHSKSDFLARVYKGFKQVIPWRRRQDNLPRMSSSNI; encoded by the exons ATGGAATTTGAGTCTGATGATCAAGAACGGTTCTGTGCGACTCCTAAGCTTCCTCTATTCTCGATTCCTTTAAATAGAGCATCTGATACTCCTGGCCTAGCGACACCGCCTGTGAACATCGCCGGATCAGTTCCATTTCTATGGGAGGAAGCTCCGGGAAAGCCTCGCGTTTCCGATGAGAACAAACCTCCGGCGTTAAAGCAGAACGCCGGAGGAGGAGGGGGAATTGTGAGGTGTCTTGAGCTTCCGCCGAGGCTGATTTCGCCAGCCACGGCGGATGAGCCATCTCCAACCACAGTTCTTGATGGCCCTTACGTTATACCTCGCCGGTCTTTGTCAGTGATATGGAGAAGCGAAAAACAATCCGAGTGTAGCTCCAACTCTTCACATTCCACGAACGGTCGCTGCTGCGATGGTGGCGGCACAACGGTGAAGATAAGCAGAATTAGAAGAAAAGGAAGCCTTGTGAACCTTTCTCACTCAAAATCTGATTTCTTG GCAAGGGTTTACAAAGGGTTTAAGCAAGTGATTCCATGGAGGCGTAGGCAAGATAATCTTCCAAGAATGAGTTCTTCCAATATTTAG